Proteins found in one Bacillus sp. BGMRC 2118 genomic segment:
- a CDS encoding DUF1294 domain-containing protein, translated as MIYILGYILLINILGFYVMYQDKLKAKRNEWRTPERTLWMYAFVGGVFGVYSGMRVFRHKTKHRSFKYGLPFVMVAYLTIFVFLLQKLS; from the coding sequence ATGATCTATATCTTAGGATATATTCTACTTATTAATATACTTGGTTTTTATGTGATGTACCAAGATAAACTAAAAGCAAAGAGAAATGAATGGAGAACCCCAGAGCGCACATTATGGATGTATGCCTTCGTAGGCGGAGTATTTGGGGTTTATTCAGGAATGAGAGTATTTCGTCACAAAACAAAACATCGTTCATTTAAATATGGATTGCCATTTGTGATGGTCGCCTATTTAACTATTTTTGTATTCTTGTTGCAGAAATTGTCATAA
- a CDS encoding TVP38/TMEM64 family protein translates to MNQSMTMLFAFLESSGFWAPFVFLLFHSIRQFLFIPVAVLCVVGGILFGSIMGAIYSLTGLTISCILFYFLYQSMPKLFNKIHRMKDKWTGNRLSFSPGQIALLRCIPFMQYNLLSLILLERKKNFFSYTKQSFLTNIPVAVLYTLFGQSISRLSPTIILVVLFTMTVMFYMLREKQNYLKWKEFFPDKAA, encoded by the coding sequence ATGAACCAATCAATGACGATGCTATTTGCATTTTTAGAGTCAAGTGGGTTTTGGGCACCATTTGTTTTTTTACTATTCCATAGTATACGACAATTTTTATTTATTCCTGTAGCCGTATTATGTGTAGTAGGTGGTATCCTCTTTGGATCGATAATGGGAGCAATTTATTCTTTAACTGGACTGACAATCTCATGCATTTTATTTTACTTTTTATATCAATCGATGCCTAAGCTATTCAACAAGATTCATAGGATGAAAGACAAATGGACAGGAAATCGCTTATCTTTTTCCCCAGGACAAATTGCCTTGTTACGTTGTATTCCATTTATGCAATATAACTTACTTTCACTTATTTTACTGGAGAGGAAGAAGAACTTTTTCTCTTATACGAAGCAGTCATTCTTAACGAATATACCTGTAGCAGTGCTCTACACATTGTTCGGACAGTCTATAAGCAGGCTCTCACCTACTATTATTTTAGTTGTCCTCTTTACGATGACAGTCATGTTTTATATGCTAAGGGAGAAGCAGAATTACCTGAAATGGAAAGAGTTTTTTCCAGATAAGGCCGCTTAA